Genomic window (Juglans microcarpa x Juglans regia isolate MS1-56 chromosome 2S, Jm3101_v1.0, whole genome shotgun sequence):
TGGAAGGAGCACTAGTAGCCAACATTGGTGACTTTATGCAGGTAGCATAGTTTCTCCTCACATAATTTTTCCTCCTATTCTTCCTTCCCCCTTTTTTCTGATAGGTATACAAAATTCCAATGAAAAGACCTATAAGCGGCATGCAAACACACGGTATGTGTATGAGAACTAAAGGCAGAAAAATCCAATGCAATAAGAAATAAAAGCAACTACTTTTGCTCTTGTACTCTTGTTTATGGTATCATTCAATCTTGCATCACAACTTGGCTGTATTTTCCCTACTGTTGTAGCTTATCACAAATGACAAGTTCAAAAGCGTGAAGCACAGGGTGCTGGCTGGACGTGTTGGGCCCAGGGTTTCAGTTGCATGCTTTTTCTATCCAAGTGCTACGCACAAATTGCAGCCATATGGGCCAATCAAGGAGTTTCTATCCGATATGGACCCACCCATATACAGGGAAACTCATATTACTGAATATCTTGCCTATTACAGATCAAAGGGACTGGATGGCAACTCAGCTCTTCCTCACTTTAAAGTCTTAACTTGATGCCAATGGAATGTAAGTCTGAGGTACTTCAAAATTACAAGTTGGGGAATGCTTTAACTGATACCAAGGAAGTCGAGAAGTCTATGATATTACAGTTTGTTTATAATTTCGCCTTTACTTTCTTACAGCTTGTTTCATCATTATTTGGGGACCCTGGCTGGAAATGTTCAATAAATATAAGACTGGCAATAAATGAAAGCACCAAAAGAATtggcaataaataaaataaaatacacattTTTTCTAGCAAAAATCAAACTTCCAGCAAATCTTCCAAGCGATAAATAGAGGGACAAATACCACTTTTACACTTGCACACAGTAATTTAAAGAAACATAAATACTCTCCCCTTTCATCCTCCTTGGActtctttcccctttcttttgttctttttttttttgggggggggggggggggggggttttgTTCAAACAAAAGCTACAGACCAGAAAACCCTATAAAAGATTGCATATGACTCACGATATTTTACAGAGTAGCCTACATGCAAATCTCCAAGAGCTGACAAGCCATCATTGTTGCATTTCTTTCTTGGGTTGTTGCAATATGTGAACAAGGGACCACAGTATATCCATTCTGTGCATGCTTCTGTTGTTCTGACCCTGAATAATTAGAAACTCCAAATAGTCAAACATGTGAACAGTCAGTAAGAACCAAACATCCGCATCTAGGATTCTGGACATACCTCAACCACAAAACATATCCACGTCTTCTCCCCATGGGCTTCTGTTGCACCTTTTAAGATTGTAAGACCTAAACTTCTGATGGCCTCTGCTATCTCAAGAAAATGGCTGCAATCCTCACACAACATCTGCACATATCAGCTCTAGTGGTGATACTGGAAACACAAAGAAAGCAGTACTGACTATGAgatgggaaagaaaaaagggataAATAGAGGAGCGTATTCTTTGGAGAACCAAATTGGACTGtcattcataatttattttggggtttcttcttgttttgttttgtttttttatttcattatttctttctttttataaatccCATGAACCTACAAAAAGTGTTACATGTATTGCCAATCCGTACCTCTACAAGCATCTGACCATTCTTGTTACGGTTCTCTACTATTATCGAACAAACTTTCAAATGACCTCCCACCTCCACTGCCCAGCTTGAACCTAGCTCAGACCCAGATGATCCTACAATGCCTGCTGTTCCCTTGCCATGCAActgcaaatttatttattacatataaaaaaacagGAGAATAATATATTAAAGCCACCAAAACAGATATGGCCTTGCTGATAGGTTGTAGACAGTGAAGTCTGggtttatatcaattttaagtcTAGAAATTTTATCGTTGAACAGACTTGGAAAAGGAAtgaataaaactttatttttatagtgaTGGTATTATTGTGACCAAAGTGGCACGGAGGAGTCCACTTCAAacaatttatttccttttccgATCAGTGAGTCCACTCCAAACAAATTATAGGTGGTTTATCTATAAGCACTGTGACATGTATTCAAAATTCAGTTGTACCTACTATTATGGGGGTGTAAAGGAAATCCAATATTTGCATCTTAATTTATGATGGAGGCCGGTTGAGTTCTTTATTAGTCAAGTGAATGCTGGAAGATACTTAGGCATTGAATGCTTAACCCTTTACCTTAGAATTGGCACATTTGCTTAGCTTGTCAGCATGCTTAGTTATGCTTTGCAGAAAGATCATGTGTTTGATTGTACGTTCCAGCAGTGAATCAATACTGCACTGCACAATTATCATGAAAATTTCAGAACACATTATATCAATAACTGCAACTATCACTAGACCAAAACTCAGCAGACAGACAGATCACGAGAAAGTCACCTTTGATCCGTTGGGCACCAGCTCCCGCAGCTCCTTTATACGATCTTGGATCAATTGTCTGTCCCTCGGCCTAGGTCTAGAATTTTCACCAGGCCTGGTTCTCTTTTTATTGTTCTTAGCTGGTTCAGAAGATCTCTCCAGCTGCTCACTACATGTACTTGTACAATTTGATGAAAAACTTGTCGGGGATATCACACCACATACCCCCATTGAGCTTAAGCAGTGCAGTTTGTCCTCCTCTACAAGAGAGGACTGTTCAAACAGATAACCTCcagaagtagtagtatgcatagTATGACTAGAAGGCTCTGGAGTCACTTCAGTTGTGGACAGAGAATGCACTGGCTTACAGAATAGTTTATCACTTTTAACATCACTGCTACTTTGGCAAACATTGGATACTACTGCTTCTAAGAGATGATCAGGGTAAGAGTCTGATGTCAATTGGCTACAGCTCATCCTTTCTGGCATCTCAATATCTACATCATTTTCAGTCTTCTCTGCTTCCaagtaaaaataattactttttttgagAAAAGCTGGTCCAAGTGCTTCGTGGAGTTCACCGCCAGCAGGAAAATTCAAAGATGTGTCCAATATGTCCATGTGACCCAACTCGGTTTGGAAGTTCAACTTTCTCAAGTCTTTTTGGAATTTCATGTCTGAAGGTTCAGATATCTGTAACAAACCATTTTCGTAAAAAGTGTTACCATCCAACTTATTTCTGTCACAAACAGCAGATTCAAGGAGGTTCTTGTCAGCTGGAGGTATAGCATCATATAAGTTGACACCATCTGCAGCCGAACTGTGTGAAAATGAACTAACATTGGGCTCTGAACCCACCATATCTTTGCAGCCACTAGTGTCCCCTCCACATGTCTTGCCACCAACTAGTTTCTGATACTCCAAATAGATAACGTTAGATTTTGACTGGAGACTGTCATCACCTTCTGATGTGGATAATTCAAGCCTCCCATGATCATTGACCACTTCAACTGTCTGTTTCTGATCAAAACCATGTAGTGGGAATGAATAAGAATTTCCTCCGCCCTTCCCAAAATATGGAAAGATGGGCAACCGCAAATCTGCCCTTTCTTTGTCCACAACTTTATCAAAATTGCGTAAACAGTCAGGAATCACCTCTGAAGCCGAACTATTTGCTGGCATATCCTGctgagaaaaacaaaagttcaaTATTACTAGGTGTCACACAGTGACAAATTATGCCGTCGCTTTATTTGTTTGCATGAGAAAGTTACCAGATGTAGTAAATTCTTCATACTACTTAGTATTGGACTAGGTACATGCATTATAGAGGAACCTTGAAGATCCAAAAAAACATCTCTAATATGATTCACAAGCTTCATATCTTCAGTGACCTGATTTTctcaaagaagaaacaaaaagaaaattaaatccaGAATCAAACCAGATGTGGGATGAGTCCAAAAACTGTAGCATCGGTATGTGTTGCTCTGCCATTATAACAAGCAAAAAAATTACTCCCATGTTTTTCAAATAGATTAGAATTCAATTAAAATTCATTACTGAGAGACCAATGCATAAATTCGTATAGAAGAAACAACATGAAACTAGCATTAAAGAGAAGCAGGTAAACTTCTGAAAAAAACCTACTGGGAGCATACTGTGAAGCATCCAAGCATGTGAATCATTAATGAGAAGATACAAACAAATGGGATAAACAGGAGCATATTAATCAACAAGGGTGACAAAATAATCAACAAGGGCAGCATAAGTATCAATTCTTTAAATGAAACATAAGAAAGAATACATTGGTTCAGTGGTCTAGTGGTAACAACAAATCCCTTCCTTGGTGATTGCTGTTTCATTCAACTatctttgctttttttcttaACCCAATGCAAGGATCTGACTAAAATGTTGACCTCAAACCCTCAAATTCATATAACTTAATATTATAGAAGCACCAAATCCCCATTATGGTGAGAACAACATAATACAGGATGTCCCGGTTGTTTTTACCCAATTATTTCCAGTTCTAATGCGCCAAACCAGGATCCTGAGAAGCGAAACCCGATTTTAGCTCCATCCTTTAACCATTACAATGGCCCTTCTTAATAATTTTAGCGTAAAGGCACTTAATCACcaacaataatatataagaatatgCAAGAAATGGTTGAACAGCTCCTAAATCACCATTTGATGCAGAAGCAAGTACTGTGACagagaatattattattgactaAGTAGCTATAATGCCAAATTCACAGCATCTGccattttaaaaaggaaaaaatacaacaaaacaattgcAAAAAAGAAGCTTTGAGTCGTACTTTATTCAAAGAGCCAAGCTGCACAACTCCATGCGGACCAACAGCCACAACAACAATAGTCTACATGGCAAGACAAAAACAATTTTGTTAAAAGAATATCCCGGAGAACCCAGTAGAAAATATAAGAGTAAAGGCAAACAAGAGAGTAAAGGGAAGTGTTAGATGATCTAAAAACAAGTTCTCCCACCGTGTACTCATCAATCCATTATCATTACACAACAGgacaagttaattttttttatcagtaaaacaatgattttattgatataaataagcatagcccaagtacgcGGGGCATATACAAGAGCGACACCTAAGCATGAATGTCACATCAATACAAGTTACTACttaatttctttctctatttagCCATATGTTGATACATTGCAATTCGGATCATGACAGGTCTGCAGCACATAACAGATAAGGACTTGAATACTTTACTCTTAAACTTCATGTTATCAAAAACTAAGTAGACTCATCAGAGTGGCAAGTGCCTCCAATGTCAGCTCACATTCAGAAATGACTGGGCGTATTTGCCTAATGGTGGGACACTTGGGTGTAGCTCATGGGCAACCAAATAGCTTGCTGTGGTATCCAATTATACATACCACCAACAATTGAGTCGACTGATTTCAATAAATTAACTGCTACTTAAACTGATCGATCTCATTAGTTAATTAAATATTAGTAGTGTTATAAAGTAAAATGGAAAGTAATGAATCGTTTTCAGAGTATTAACAAAAACCTCACCATCTCAAGTATTCATCAGTTCTCatatagttaaaacataaaaacaagaGTAGGCATACCCTGATCCCCGCTGAAAATTGAGTTTGCCACCCATCACAGTactgtatacaagagagaagaaaaagatcaaTAATTTAAGAATCAGATATTGACCAATTAGACATGCGTTGAgctatttttaaaacaatatgaaTTTTTCATACATGCAAACCAAAAAAAGTATGTCATTTAGTTTCATTGAATGCCAAGGAAgctattcattaaaaaaaatgccaagGTCGGTCATCACCTCAAATAATAAACGAGAACTCATAAGATGCTTATCAGCAAAGATCCACTGATGCTTTCCCGTAACTGCCACCTGTCCAACAATCCTGTGAAAACGAAGGATGAAGATGCAAAGTGAATATGCAAACCAGGAAGAATGACTACAAGCATGAGATTCTTTTATATTAATCAAGAGGTTTCTTAATTAACAAAACCATAAGAAGGTATAAGGGGATATGAAAAGAAGTAACATGCGGGCAATGTTAAAAAACATCCTTCTATCACAGTAGCATGACGAGCAATATCAGATAGCCACCTCATATAGTAAATAAGTGAGAAGTGTCCTACCCTTCTCCCAGAGAATATACATGATACGACATCTTTGCCACGGCTAAACCTAGGGGATCATGCGAATAATGGCCATCATGCAATTTGTCCAGTGTCTTACTGCAGCAATTATTCTCCAAAGAATCATGCTGCTCATGGTAATCATAGTATGCATCCTCCCATGTCAGCACCCTGCAAAAGAAACCATGATCATAATGAAAATCACGGAGAcatgtttttatataatttcaaacCAAACAGTGTTCAGACTAAATTTTACTCCGCACTACATAATTATTCAGACCTCGTaacatattaaaacaaaacaaaattaaagaaagactcctagcagtattttttttttttttataagtacgaAAAACCCCTAGAAGTAAttaaacccaaaaaacaaaaaagttagaTGCATAGCACGCTCCTCTTTTCACTCAAATTCCAAACTAACTCATGTCAACTtcgaaaagaaaaggaaaaaagaaagaaggaaaggaaaaaaaactgatCACACTCGACAAATTTAGCAAACATAAAttcttttaacaaaaacaaagcacaaaaGATATGGACACCACTAAAACATCACTAATCTCAAGCGCCACGAAATccatttatctctttttaatccaaattccaAAAGTTCCGTCCGCTTCTTTTCCGACAAACTACCGGTTCTTTCTCAGcatccaggaaaaaaaaaaaaaaaaaacagtacacacacacatatgaaCTCACGAGACATAGATAAGGGTGAAAGAATCCAAAAACTCACATCCTAGCGCGATGTTTGAGCTTCCAAAACACTGCATACTTCCACCCTGTCTCCAAACAGAGGCTCCTCAGCGTTTGCGAGAACTCAGTATGACCAATATCACCAACGCCACCTCCcatctttgtctctctctctatatctaTTTCACCGTCCTCTAACATACACACTATCCCtcccaaaacaacaaaaagctAAAGGCTTTAACTCCCTCTATACGAACCTCTCCCAGCCTGCTTTCTCCGCAACCCTGCTCGCCGCTTGATCGGCGGTCCCACCGTCGGAAAAAGCAGACGAATTGTACCCATCTCCCCCAAATTACCCAACAACCCCTAAACCCCACTTATTTTCCCAAATCGTTTAAAACCTCAAAGACACTACAAGGAAGT
Coding sequences:
- the LOC121252020 gene encoding transcription factor bHLH155 isoform X2; translation: MLEDGEIDIERETKMGGGVGDIGHTEFSQTLRSLCLETGWKYAVFWKLKHRARMVLTWEDAYYDYHEQHDSLENNCCSKTLDKLHDGHYSHDPLGLAVAKMSYHVYSLGEGIVGQVAVTGKHQWIFADKHLMSSRLLFEYCDGWQTQFSAGIRTIVVVAVGPHGVVQLGSLNKVTEDMKLVNHIRDVFLDLQGSSIMHVPSPILSSMKNLLHLDMPANSSASEVIPDCLRNFDKVVDKERADLRLPIFPYFGKGGGNSYSFPLHGFDQKQTVEVVNDHGRLELSTSEGDDSLQSKSNVIYLEYQKLVGGKTCGGDTSGCKDMVGSEPNVSSFSHSSAADGVNLYDAIPPADKNLLESAVCDRNKLDGNTFYENGLLQISEPSDMKFQKDLRKLNFQTELGHMDILDTSLNFPAGGELHEALGPAFLKKSNYFYLEAEKTENDVDIEMPERMSCSQLTSDSYPDHLLEAVVSNVCQSSSDVKSDKLFCKPVHSLSTTEVTPEPSSHTMHTTTSGGYLFEQSSLVEEDKLHCLSSMGVCGVISPTSFSSNCTSTCSEQLERSSEPAKNNKKRTRPGENSRPRPRDRQLIQDRIKELRELVPNGSKCSIDSLLERTIKHMIFLQSITKHADKLSKCANSKLHGKGTAGIVGSSGSELGSSWAVEVGGHLKVCSIIVENRNKNGQMLVEMLCEDCSHFLEIAEAIRSLGLTILKGATEAHGEKTWICFVVEGQNNRSMHRMDILWSLVHILQQPKKEMQQ
- the LOC121252020 gene encoding transcription factor bHLH155 isoform X3, translating into MLEDGEIDIERETKMGGGVGDIGHTEFSQTLRSLCLETGWKYAVFWKLKHRARMVLTWEDAYYDYHEQHDSLENNCCSKTLDKLHDGHYSHDPLGLAVAKMSYHVYSLGEGIVGQVAVTGKHQWIFADKHLMSSRLLFEYCDGWQTQFSAGIRTIVVVAVGPHGVVQLGSLNKVTEDMKLVNHIRDVFLDLQGSSIMHVPSPILSSMKNLLHLQDMPANSSASEVIPDCLRNFDKVVDKERADLRLPIFPYFGKGGGNSYSFPLHGFDQKQTVEVVNDHGRLELSTSEGDDSLQSKSNVIYLEYQKLVGGKTCGGDTSGCKDMVGSEPNVSSFSHSSAADGVNLYDAIPPADKNLLESAVCDRNKLDGNTFYENGLLQISEPSDMKFQKDLRKLNFQTELGHMDILDTSLNFPAGGELHEALGPAFLKKSNYFYLEAEKTENDVDIEMPERMSCSQLTSDSYPDHLLEAVVSNVCQSSSDVKSDKLFCKPVHSLSTTEVTPEPSSHTMHTTTSGGYLFEQSSLVEEDKLHCLSSMGVCGVISPTSFSSNCTSTCSEQLERSSEPAKNNKKRTRPGENSRPRPRDRQLIQDRIKELRELVPNGSKCSIDSLLERTIKHMIFLQSITKHADKLSKCANSKLHGKGTAGIVGSSGSELGSSWAVEVGGHLKVCSIIVENRNKNGQMLVEYHH
- the LOC121252020 gene encoding transcription factor bHLH155 isoform X1 — encoded protein: MLEDGEIDIERETKMGGGVGDIGHTEFSQTLRSLCLETGWKYAVFWKLKHRARMVLTWEDAYYDYHEQHDSLENNCCSKTLDKLHDGHYSHDPLGLAVAKMSYHVYSLGEGIVGQVAVTGKHQWIFADKHLMSSRLLFEYCDGWQTQFSAGIRTIVVVAVGPHGVVQLGSLNKVTEDMKLVNHIRDVFLDLQGSSIMHVPSPILSSMKNLLHLQDMPANSSASEVIPDCLRNFDKVVDKERADLRLPIFPYFGKGGGNSYSFPLHGFDQKQTVEVVNDHGRLELSTSEGDDSLQSKSNVIYLEYQKLVGGKTCGGDTSGCKDMVGSEPNVSSFSHSSAADGVNLYDAIPPADKNLLESAVCDRNKLDGNTFYENGLLQISEPSDMKFQKDLRKLNFQTELGHMDILDTSLNFPAGGELHEALGPAFLKKSNYFYLEAEKTENDVDIEMPERMSCSQLTSDSYPDHLLEAVVSNVCQSSSDVKSDKLFCKPVHSLSTTEVTPEPSSHTMHTTTSGGYLFEQSSLVEEDKLHCLSSMGVCGVISPTSFSSNCTSTCSEQLERSSEPAKNNKKRTRPGENSRPRPRDRQLIQDRIKELRELVPNGSKCSIDSLLERTIKHMIFLQSITKHADKLSKCANSKLHGKGTAGIVGSSGSELGSSWAVEVGGHLKVCSIIVENRNKNGQMLVEMLCEDCSHFLEIAEAIRSLGLTILKGATEAHGEKTWICFVVEGQNNRSMHRMDILWSLVHILQQPKKEMQQ